The Sphaeramia orbicularis chromosome 18, fSphaOr1.1, whole genome shotgun sequence genome contains a region encoding:
- the lrp10 gene encoding low-density lipoprotein receptor-related protein 10 has protein sequence MTVAYNVCTLLIFIITHCCFEVVVCTVHCGRSIQVADGRVGEIQSSAYHSYSYHYGPTNDCWVIKGSEDEPIVLSFSQFTARCRKEWVSIKSSAGDEPVVLCGSKLPQPMEFPGGNITVIHHFLPHLYPVSSFWLNFARDIGECPETSFQCFGGRCIPLSWLCNGQVECLGEGLGYGSDEQDCGAEIETPEPSKRDSTQDGETKVEASTERNSVADKSQTSDRTSERDSQSDLWELLKKRQQEEAELDRQQVHRESAVTPAPTDCPCGGLLQTFYGTFCPPALRGQALFCVWTLDPQDSRPLRLDLTQLLLGPGDILTVYNGQQGRGDIIKIITSTSNYKSVPVESHTGLLSLTYQTLPGSEGSGFNATFHVGTYCPPWEGHCGGAAGGCFTQGQRCDGKWDCPETGKDEEGCRGCAPNQFACGVAGQRTVASSHFPGRPVCYPVTERCNYQLYCADGSDEKDCTVCQPGTFHCDSDRCVFETWRCDGQVDCKDGTDELNCTVILPRKVITAATVGSLVCGLLLVIAMGCTCKLYSLRTREYSMFAPISRHEAELIQQQAPPSYGQLIAQGIIPPVEDFPTENPNETSSLSLRGILQLLRQDAVNSPHRRRRPRFVRRAVRRMRRWGLIPRPPSRPSQASSSSQQQADAAPAANGPVHSTPTSSSSAVEAVNQPVPQKLGLLAQTEQQQQQQGAPPPLLQLPPPLPVASPPPPPYAPPAPPPSAPHTPPVSVPPSSPSLASIFHTLGLSISLFRASPSSSTNSMPLSASPSFSSSSDDEVLLIPLSEDTTSEDDVPMLT, from the exons ATGACAGTGGCATACAACGTCTGTACCCTGCTAATCTTCATAATAA CTCACTGCTGTTTTGAGGTTGTCGTCTGCACTG TCCACTGTGGGCGTTCCATTCAAGTTGCAGATGGTAGAGTAGGAGAGATCCAGAGTTCGGCCTACCATAGCTATTCTTACCACTATGGCCCGACCAATGACTGCTGGGTCATCAAGGGTTCAGAAGATGAGCCTATTGTTCTCAG CTTTTCCCAGTTTACGGCGCGGTGTAGAAAGGAATGGGTGTCCATAAAATCATCAGCTGGAGATGAGCCGGTTGTCCTCTGTGGATCAAAGTTGCCCCAGCCGATGGAATTCCCAGGAGGCAACATTACAGTGATCCACCACTTCTTACCGCATCTATACCCTGTGTCGTCCTTTTGGCTGAACTTTGCCAGAG ACATTGGTGAATGCCCAGAGACGTCCTTTCAGTGCTTCGGAGGCCGTTGTATCCCCCTGTCGTGGCTCTGTAACGGCCAGGTTGAATGTCTAGGTGAGGGTCTTGGCTATGGCAGTGATGAGCAGGACTGTGGAGCTGAAATAGAGACCCCAGAACCCTCCAAACGTGACAGCACACAGGACGGGGAGACCAAAGTAGAGGCTTCCACAGAGAGAAACAGCGTTGCAGATAAAAGCCAGACCTCAGACAGGACATCTGAGCGGGACTCGCAGTCCGATCTGTGGGAGCTGTTGAAGAAGCGGCAGCAGGAGGAGGCTGAACTGGATCGACAACAGGTTCACAGGGAGTCCGCCGTGACCCCTGCCCCCACTGACTGTCCCTGCGGAGGGCTTCTCCAGACTTTCTATGGCACCTTCTGCCCTCCAGCCCTGCGGGGCCAGGCGCTGTTCTGTGTCTGGACTCTAGACCCTCAGGACTCAAGGCCACTGAGACTGGACCTGACACAACTGCTGCTGGGCCCCGGGGACATTCTTACAGTCTACAATGGACAGCAAGGCAGAGGAGACATTATCAAAATT ATCACCAGCACCTCCAACTATAAATCCGTTCCAGTTGAATCCCACACTGGCCTCCTGTCACTCACATATCAGACTCTTCCCGGCTCAGAGGGGAGCGGCTTCAATGCTACGTTCCATGTTGGGACATACTGCCCTCCCTGGGAGGGTCACTGCGGTGGAGCGGCAGGGGGCTGCTTTACACAGGGGCAGCGCTGCGATGGGAAATGGGACTGTCCCGAAACCGGAAAGGACGAGGAAGGATGCCGGGGCTGCGCTCCCAACCAGTTTGCCTGTGGAGTAGCAGGACAGAGGACAGTGGCGTCCAGTCACTTCCCTGGTCGACCCGTGTGTTATCCGGTCACTGAGAGATGTAACTATCAGCTGTACTGCGCTGACGGCAGTGACGAGAAGGACTGCACCGTGTGCCAACCTGGGACCTTTCATTGTGACAGTGACAG gtgtgtgtttgaGACGTGGCGCTGCGACGGCCAGGTGGACTGTAAAGACGGCACAGACGAACTCAACTGCACGGTCATCCTGCCGCGCAAGGTCATCACCGCGGCAACAGTCGGCAGCCTGGTGTGTGGGCTTCTGCTGGTTATCGCCATGGGCTGCACATGTAAACTGTACTCACTCAGAACCAGGGAATACAG CATGTTTGCCCCAATCAGCCGTCACGAAGCAGAGCTGATCCAACAGCAGGCTCCGCCCTCCTACGGTCAGCTGATTGCCCAGGGTATAATCCCCCCAGTGGAAGACTTCCCCACAGAGAACCCTAATGAG ACCTCGTCTCTCTCTCTGAGGGGGATTCTACAGCTCCTCCGACAGGATGCCGTCAACTCCCCACACCGCCGACGCAGGCCCCGGTTTGTCCGCAGGGCTGTTCGCCGCATGAGGAGGTGGGGCCTCATCCCAAGACCTCCTTCCAGACCGTCTCAGGCTTCGAGCTCCAGCCAGCAGCAGGCGGACGCCGCTCCCGCCGCTAACGGACCAGTCCACTCCACGCCTACGAGCTCCTCGTCAGCTGTGGAGGCGGTCAACCAGCCGGTGCCTCAGAAACTCGGGTTGTTGGCTCAGAcagaacagcagcagcaacagcaggggGCGCCGCCTCCTCTACTGCAACTGCCCCCTCCTCTGCCTGTCGCGTCCCCCCCTCCACCTCCTTATGCTCCCCCAGCCCCGCCCCCATCTGCTCCCCACACTCCCCCTGTCAGTGTCCCTCCAAGCAGCCCCTCTCTGGCTTCTATCTTCCATACGCTGGGCCTGAGTATCTCCCTCTTCAGAGCCTCACCCTCTTCTTCCACCAACTCCATGCCCCTCTCCGCCTCACCATCATTCTCGTCCTCCTCGGATGATGAGGTGCTGCTCATCCCTCTGTCTGAGGACACCACTTCAGAGGATGATGTACCCATGCTCACTTGA